In the Ferribacterium limneticum genome, TTGCATGATCCGCTAGCCATTCGCCTGCAGAATCGTGCTTTCGGGGGGCTTTTCGTATCGGCTGGGGCGCTGTTGGCTATCTCATCGCGGCCTTCATAAGCTTTTGCTGTCAACTGAGCTTTCATTTTGCGCGTTAAGTAGTGTGCGGATGCGAAAGACCAGACTTGCCGTTCTCCTTGTTTGCAAGGGACAGAAAAGGGTTTTATCATCCTCAACTGATTTACCTTCCAACTCGAAGAACGGAGCAAGAGAATGAAAGCTGTTTATGTTGCCATGATGGCTGCTGGTGTTGTGATGGCTGGTCAAGTCCAGGCCGACGAAGCGCTGGCCAAGGCCAAGAACTGCATGTCCTGCCATGCCGTGGACAAGAAGCTGGTTGGTCCGGCTTACAAGGAAGTAGCCGCCAAGTACAAGGGCGATGCCAAGGCACCGGCCATGCTGGCTACCAAGGTCAAGGCTGGCGGTAAAGGCACCTGGGGTCAGATTCCGATGCCCCCCAACAACGTTACCGAAGACGAAGCCAAGAAGCTGGTTGCCTGGGTTCTCGCCCAGAAGTAATTCAAGCTTCGAAAGCGCAAAAGCCGGCTATATGCCGGCTTTTCTGTTTTTAGGTGTTGACAGGTCTATGTCGCGTCCGGATAATCTCGGGTTCTTCCGGAGGGGTACCCAAGCGGTCAACGGGAACAGACTGTAAATCTGTCGGCTCTGCCTTCGAAGGTTCGAATCCTTCCCCCTCCACCAGATTGAATGCTGTAGCAGCCTGTGATGCGGGCGTAATAAGCGGGTGTAGCTCAATGGTAGAGCTGAAGCCTTCCAAGCTTAAGACGAGGGTTCGATTCCCTTCACCCGCTCCAAGATGCAGTACGGCTGGAGTTTTAAGGTAGGCCCATGTGGCTCAGTGGTAGAGCACTCCCTTGGTAAGGGAGAGGTCGGCAGTTCGATCCTGCCCATGGGCACCACCGATTAGCTTGGATTCTGGATTTTTTACTTTATTTGATTATTGAGGAACTGGAATGGCTAAGGAAAAATTCGCGCGTACGAAACCGCACGTAAACGTTGGTACGATTGGTCACGTTGACCACGGCAAGACGACGCTGACGGCTGCGATCACCACGGTGCTGTCCGCCAAGTTCGGTGGTGCTGCCAAGAAATATGACGAAATCGACGCTGCGCCGGAAGAAAAGGCCCGCGGTATCACGATTAATACTGCTCACGTCGAATACGAAACCGCCAACCGTCACTACGCCCACGTTGACTGCCCGGGTCACGCTGACTACGTCAAGAACATGATTACCGGTGCTGCCCAGATGGACGGCGCCATCCTCGTCTGTTCCGCTGCTGACGGCCCGATGCCGCAAACCCGCGAACACATCCTGCTCGCCCGTCAAGTTGGCGTGCCGTACGTGCTCGTGTTCATGAACAAGTGCGACATGGTTGACGACGCCGAACTGCTCGAACTGGTCGAAATGGAACTGCGCGAGCTGCTCTCCAAGTACGACTTCCCGGGCGACGACACCCCGATCATTCACGGCTCCGCCTTGAAGGCCCTCGAAGGCGACCAATCCGAAATCGGCGAACCGTCGATCTTCCGTCTGGCAGATGCCCTGGACACCTACATCCCTGATCCTGAGCGTGCCATCGATCAGCCGTTCCTGATGCCGGTTGAAGACGTCTTCTCCATCTCTGGTCGCGGTACCGTCGTGACCGGTCGTGTTGAGCGTGGCATCGTCAAGGTTGGCGAAGAAATCGAAATCGTCGGCATCCGCCCGACCGTCAAGACCATCTGTACCGGTGTTGAAATGTTCCGCAAGCTGCTCGACCAAGGTCAGGCTGGCGACAACATTGGCGCCCTGCTACGTGGTACCAAGCGTGAAGACGTCGAGCGTGGCCAGGTGCTGTGCAAGCCGGGTTCTGTCAAGCCGCATACCCACTTCACCTCCGAAGTGTACATCCTGTCCAAGGATGAAGGCGGCCGTCACACCCCGTTCTTCAATGGTTACCGTCCGCAGTTCTACTTCCGCACGACCGACGTCACTGGCTCCATCGAACTGCCGGAAGGCACCGAAATGGTCATGCCGGGCGACAACATCGCCATGACGATCAAGCTGATTGCACCGATCGCCATGGAAGAAGGTCTGCGCTTCGCCATCCGTGAAGGCGGTCGTACCGTCGGCGCCGGCGTCGTCGCCAAGATCATCGAGTAATCGATAATCTTTCGGTAATTGAGGCGCTTCGGGAAACCGAAGCGCTTTGATGTTTCTGCAGCAGGGGTGTAGCTCAATTGGTAGAGCAACGGTTTCCAAAACCGTAGGTCGGGGGTTCGATTCCCTCCGCCCCTGCCACTCTCTTTAAAGATCGCGAACGTAATGGCTGACAAGATCAAGTTTGCGCTGGCGCTGATTATTCTGGCGGCTGGTGTGGCTGGCTTCTACCTGCTCTCCGAGCAGGCAATGATTTTGCGCGTCCTGGCGGTCCTCGTTGGTTTGGCGCTGGCAATTGCAGTGGCTTGGAAGACGGAGCCGGGTCAGCGCTTTTTCCTGTTTGGTAATGAGGCGGTGGTCGAGGCCAAGAAAGTTGTTTGGCCGACTCGCAAGGAAACCATGCAAACCACGGGCGCGGTATTCGCCTTTGTCGTGGTCATGGCAATTTTCCTGTATCTGACTGACAAGAGCCTTGAAGTGGTTCTTTACGACTGGGTGCTGGGCTGGAAGAAATCATGAGCAAACGCTGGTACGTCGTACATGCCTACTCCGGCTTCGAAAAAAGTGTAATGCGCGCCATTCAGGAGCGCATTACCCGTTTGGGTATGGAAGAAAAGTTTGGCCGGATTCTGGTGCCGGTTGAAGAAGTCGTCGAAATGAAGGGTGGTCAGAAATCGATTTCTGAGCGCAAATTCTTCCCTGGCTACGTCCTCTGCGAAATGGAGATGGACGACGATTCATGGCACTTGGTCAAGAACACGCCGAAAGTCACTGGTTTTGTTGGTGGCACCGCGACCAAGCCAACACCGATTTCCGAAAAGGAAGTTGAGAAGATCATGCAGCAAATGCAGGAGGGTGTTGAGAAGCCTCGTCCGAAAGTGCTGTTTGAGGTTGGCGAAGTGGTTCGTGTCAAGGAAGGTCCGTTTACCGACTTCCATGGCTCGGTCGAAGACGTCAATTACGAAAAGAATCGCCTGCGCGTTTCGGTGACCATCTTTGGTCGCGCTACGCCGGTTGAGCTGGAGTTCGCCCAGGTCGAAAAGGCCTGATCAGGTTTTTTGGGTTCGCCGAAAGCCCCGATTTCGGCAAGAGGAGCGTCAGTAGCTGGTGATTTTTTCGGCCAACGCGCGTTACGACTCATTTATTAGGAGCAAATTATGGCCAAGAAAATTATTGGCTACATCAAGCTGCAAGTGCCTGCTGGCAAAGCAAACCCGTCGCCCCCGATCGGCCCAGCCCTCGGTCAGCGCGGTCTGAACATCATGGAATTCTGCAAGGCCTTCAATGCCCAGACTCAAGGCGTTGAACCGGGTCTGCCGATTCCTGTCGTAATTACCGCCTTTGCGGACAAGTCTTTCACCTTCGTGATGAAGACCCCGCCGGCCACCATCCTGATCAAGAAGGCTGCTGGTATCAAGTCCGGTTCGGCCAAGCCGCACACCGACAAGGTTGGCAAGATCACCCGCGCCCAGTGCGAAGAAATCGCCAAGACCAAGTCGCCTGACTTGACCGCCGCCGATATGGAAGCAGCAATTCGCACCATCGCCGGCTCCGCCCGTTCGATGGGTATCACGGTAGAGGGTCTGTAATCATGGCTAAGTTCACGAAAAAGCAAAAAGCCCTTGCCAGCAAGGTTGTCGCGCAGAAGTTGTATCCGCTGCAAGAGGCGCTGACCCTGGCCAAGGAAACGGCAATCGCCAAGTTCGACGAATCGATCGATGTCGCAGTCAACCTCGGTGTTGACGCACGTAAGTCGGATCAGGTCGTTCGCGGTTCCGTCGTTCTGCCGGCTGGTACCGGTAAGTCGGTTCGCGTTGCCGTCTTCGCTCAGGGCGAAAAGGCTGAGGCTGCCAAGGCAGCCGGCGCTGAAGTCGTCGGTTTCGACGATCTGGCTGCTGAAGTCAAAGCTGGTAACCTGAATTTCGATGTCGTCATCGCCACCCCGGATGCCATGAAGGTGGTTGGTCAGCTCGGCCAGATCCTCGGCCCCCGCGGCCTGATGCCGAATCCGAAGGTTGGTACCGTGACCATGGACGTTGTCACTGCAGTGAAGAACGCCAAGGCTGGTCAGGTGCAGTACCGCACTGACAAGGCCGGCATCATTCACGCCACGATCGGCCGTGCTTCCTTCTCCGTTGAGAGCCTGGAAAGCAACCTGAAGGCATTGATCGATGCGCTGAGCAAGGCCAAGCCTGCTTCGTCCAAAGGTCAGTACCTGAAGAAGATCGCAGTTTCTGCCACGATGGGCCCCGGCGTTCGCGTCGACCAGTCCACGGTGGTGGGTTAATAGAACTTTGGGCCGTTGGTGGTCACTTCGGTGGCTGCCGGCGGATCGTCAAAGACCGCAGGTGTTTCGGCAACGGAACTTAATCGCGTAAGTAGCCTGCGCAGACGGTGTCCCCGAACAAGATTTCTAGTCGTCCGCAATGGATGGCTTAACTTCTGGTTCAGGTCGCCGTAGGTGCGGCGGGAATTTTCCCGTCGTGTTATGACTTGAAAGGAGGAAGGACCCGTGGGTCTCAATCTGAACGACAAAAAAGCGGTTGTAGCTGAGGTGTCGGCACAAGTGGCCAACGCACAGACCATCGTGATTGCCGAATATCGTGGCATCGAGGTTACTGACCTCACCGTGCTGCGCAAGAAGGCGCGCGAGTCTGGTGTGTATCTGCGTGTGTTGAAGAACACTTTGGTGCGTCGCGCGGTCGCGGACACTGCGTTCGCTGGCCTGTCTGACCACATGGTCGGACCGTTGATTTATAGCGTCTCCGCTGATCCGGTGGCTGCCGCGAAGGTTCTCAGTGACTTCGCCAAAACCAACGACAAATTGGTGCTCAAGGCCGGTTCATATGCCGGCAAGGTGCTCGACAAAGCTGGTGTGCAGGCGCTTGCCTCCGTACCGAGCCGCGAAGAGCTGCTCTCCAAGCTGCTGTACGTCATGCAAGCTCCGGTTGCCGGCTTCGTCCGCGGCCTGGCTGCCCTGGCTGCACAGCGCGAAGAAGCTGCCGCTTGATCCTCACCGCATACGAACTGATTTAGGAGTTTATTGAAATGGCAATTAGCAAAGAAGACATCCTGGAAGCCGTAGGCTCCCTGACCGTTATGGAACTGAATGACCTGGTCAAGGCATTCGAAGAGAAGTTTGGCGTTTCCGCCGCTGCCGTCGCCGTTGCTGGCCCGGCTGGTGCTGGTGCCGCCGCTGCTGAAGAGCAGACCGAATTCACCGTCATGCTGACCGGTGCTGGTGATAAGAAGGTTGAAGTCATCAAGGTCGTTCGTGCAGCTACCGGTCTGGGCCTCAAGGAAGCCAAGGATCTGGTTGATGGCGCTCCGAAGGCCGTCAAGGAAGCTATTTCCAAGGCTGATGCAGAAGCCCTCAAGAAGTTGCTTGAAGACGCAGGCGCCAAGGTCGAAGTCAAGTAATCGACTTTTGGTGTGTGGGCTGGCGGTTTTCCGCCAGCCCTTTTGTGCTTTGTACGACAGGTTTGATAAACCTAGAAAACGAACTTGAATAACGCCAACTGGCAAACGCAAACAAGGCTTTCCTTTTTCCCGGCGGGGAGGAGAGTTTGTTTGCGTTTGCCTGTTTTCTCAGGTTCCACCTTTGATTTCATCCTCACGGAGTTACCATGACTTACTCCTTCACCGAGAAGAAACGCATCCGCAAGAGCTTCGCCAAGCGCGCCAGCGTGCTGGACGTTCCCTACTTGTTGGCGACCCAGTTGCAGTCCTTCAAGGACTTTTTGCAAGACGAAGTTGCCCCTGAGAAGCGGAAAAACGAAGGTCTTCAGGCCGCGTTCACCTCGATCTTCCCGATTGTTTCGCACTCCGGCAACGCTCGCCTTGAGTTTGTCAGCTACATGCTGGGAGAGCCAGCGTTCGACGTTACCGAATGTCAGCAACGTGGCCTGACCTTTGCCTCGTCGCTGCGTGCGCGGGTTCGCCTGGTCATCATGGACCGCGAAGCCCCTGATACGGTCAAGGAAGTCAAGGAGCAGGAAGTCTACATGGGTGAAATTCCCTTGATGACGACCAATGGTTCCTTCGTGATCAACGGCACCGAGCGGGTCATTGTTTCCCAGCTTCACCGTTCTCCCGGCGTCTTCTTCGAGCACGACCGCGGCAAGACCCACAGCTCCGGCAAGCTGCTGTTCTCCGCGCGGGTCATTCCTTACCGCGGTTCATGGCTCGATTTCGAATTCGACCCCAAGGACACCCTGTTCTTCCGCGTCGACCGTCGCCGCAAGATGCCGGTCACCACGCTGCTCAAGGCAATCGGCATGTCTTCCGAGGAAATCCTGAGCCAGTTCTTCGAATTTGATACTTTCCTGATCGCCAAGGACAAGGTTGAGTTCACCCTTGTTCCTGAGCGCTTGCGTGGCGAAGTCGCTCGTTTCGATTTCGTCGCCCCGGATGGCAAGCTGATTGTCCAGAAAGACAAGCGCATCACAGCGAAGCACATTCGCGACATTGGTGCAGCAGCAATCAAACAGATCGTTGTTCCCGACGAATTCTTGATTGGCCGTGTGGTTGCCAAGAATACGATCGACAAGGCGACGGGCGAGGTTGTTGCCAACGCCAACGACGAAATTACCGAGACGCTCTTGGCCAAGTTGCGTGAAGCCGAGATCACGACGCTTGAGACGCTCTATACGAACGAGCTCGATCGCGGTGCCTTCATCTCTAATACGCTGCGTGCTGATGAAACGGCAACCCGCCAGGCCGCTCGTGTGGCGATCTACCGTATGATGCGTCCGGGCGAGCCGCCGACGGAAGAGGCGGTTGAAATCCTCTTTAACGGCCTGTTCTATTCCGACGAACGTTACGATCTGTCTGGCGTTGGCCGCATGAAGTTCAATCGTCGTCTGGCCCGTCCGGACGTCATTGAATACAAGTTGATGCTCAAGGGCCTGGCTTCGAAGGCCGAAGCCGCACTGAAGAATCTGGCGGAAGCCTCCGGTTTTGCCCTGTCGGCAATTCAGGATCTGGTCAGCCTGATGCCTTTCGGCGCTCGTGCCATGGTCGAGAATTCGACTCTGGGCGAAGTCGAGGCGCTGGCTGCCAAGCTGAAGCCGCTTGGCGCCAATATCGAGGTGCGCGAACAGCTGACCCTGTCGCCGCGCGATATCGTCGAAGTCATCAAGATTCTTGTCGAACTGCGTAATGGTCGCGGTGAAATCGACGATATCGATCACCTTGGTAACCGTCGCGTCCGTTCAGTTGGCGAATTGGCCGAGAACCAGTTCCGCGCTGGCCTCGTCCGTGTCGAGCGCGCCGTTAAGGAGCGTCTGTCGCAGGCTGAATCCGATAACCTGATGCCGCACGATCTGATCAATGCCAAGCCGATCAGCGCTGCGATCAAGGAATTCTTCGGTTCCAGCCAGTTGTCGCAGTTTATGGACCAGACGAACCCGCTGTCGGAAATCACGCACAAGCGTCGCGTTTCCGCCCTCGGCCCAGGCGGTCTGACCCGCGAACGCGCCGGCTTCGAAGTGCGTGACGTGCATCCGACCCACTACGGCCGTGTTTGCCCGATCGAAACGCCGGAAGGTCCGAACATTGGTCTGATCAATTCGCTGGCGCTGTTTGCCCAGGTCAATAGCTATGGCTTCATCGAAACCGCTTACCGCAAGGTGAATGACGGTCAGGTGACCAACGATATCGAGTATTTGTCGGCGATTGAAGAGGGCAACTACGTGGTTGCCCAGGCTAATGCCTCTCTCGATGCCAACGGCCGCCTGTCCGACGATCTGGTGACCTGCCGCGAGAAGGGTGAAACCATTCTGGCTGAGCCGTCACGCGTCCAGTATATGGACGTGGCACCGGGCCAGATCGTATCGGTTGCTGCCTCGCTGATTCCGTTCCTGGAGCACGATGACGCGAACCGCGCCTTGATGGGCGCCAACATGCAGCGTCAGGCCGTGCCTTGTCTGCGTCCGGAAAAGCCGCTGGTCGGCACCGGTATTGAGCGCACCGTTGCTGTTGACTCGGGAACTGCAGTAGTCGCATTGCGTGGCGGCCTTGTTGATTACGTCGACGCCGCTCGTGTCGTGGTTCGTGTCAATGACGATGAAACCATTGCCGGTGAAGTGGGCGTTGATATCTACAATCTGGTCAAGTACACCCGCTCCAACCAGAACACCAACATCAACCAGCGTCCGATGGTGCGTGTCGGTGACCACATCGCCAAGGGCGACGTGGTGGCTGACGGCGCTTCGACCGACAAGGGCGAACTCGCTCTCGGTCAGAACATGCTGATCGCCTTCATGCCGTGGAACGGCTACAACTTCGAAGACTCGATCTTGATTTCCGAGCGCGTTGTTGCAGAAGACCGTTACACCTCGATTCATATCGAGGAGCTGACGGTTGTCGCCCGCGACACCAAGCTCGGCCCTGAGGAAATCACCCGCGATATCGCATCGTTGGGTGAGGCTCAATTGTCTCGTCTGGATGATTCCGGCATCGTTTATATCGGTGCTGAAGTCGAAGCTGCTGACGTGCTGGTTGGCAAGGTGACGCCGAAGGGTGAAACCCAGCTGACGCCGGAAGAGAAGCTGCTGCGCGCCATCTTCGGTGAGAAGGCTTCCGATGTTAAGGACACCTCGCTGCGTGTGCCGTCCGGTATTGCCGGTACCGTCATCGACGTTCAGGTGTTTACCCGTGAAGGCATCGAGCGCGACAAACGCGCCCAAGCCATCATCGACGAGCATCTGCGCCACTACAAGCTGGACCTCGCCGACCAGATGCGCATCGTCGAACGCGACGCTTTTGCTCGTGTCGAGCGCCTGATCACCGGCAAAAAAGCCAATGGCGGCCCGAAGAAGCTGGCCAAGGGCACGGTGATCGACAAGGTCTACCTCGACAGCATGGATCCGCACCACTGGTTCGACATCCGTCTGGCCGATGATGAGGCTGCCCAGCAGCTGGAACAGGTCAAGGATGGTCTGGAGCAGGCACGCAAGGACTTCGACATCGCTTTCGAAGGCAAGCGCAAGAAGCTGACGCAAGGCGACGAACTGCCGCCGGGTGTCCAGAAGATGGTCAAGGTCTATGTCGCCGTTAAGCGTCGTCTGCAGCCGGGTGACAAGATGGCCGGTCGTCACGGTAACAAGGGTGTGGTTTCGCGCATCCTGCCGGTTGAGGATATGCCGCACATGGAAGATGGCAGCCCGGTCGACATCGTTCTGAACCCGCTCGGCGTGCCGTCGCGGATGAACGTCGGTCAGATTCTCGAAGTTCACCTTGGCCTCGCCGCCAAGGGTCTTGGTCACAAGATTGGCGCGATGTTGCGTGCCCAGTCCAGCGCCAAGGAAGTTCGCGGTTTCTTGGACCAGATCTACAACTCCAGCGGCAAGTCCGAGAACCTCGACGAGTTGAATGATGTCGAAGTTCTGGAAATGGCGGAAAACCTCAAGAGCGGCGTGCCGTTTGCGACGCCGGTGTTCGACGGTGCCAAGGAAGAGGAAATCAAGGCCATGCTGGCGATGGCCGGCATGCCGTCTTCTGGCCAGATGACCCTGTTTGATGGTCGTACCGGCGAAGCATTCGAGCGCAAGGTGACCGTTGGCTACATGCACTACCTGAAGCTGCACCACTTGGTTGACGACAAGATGCACGCCCGTTCGACCGGTCCGTACTCTCTGGTTACCCAGCAGCCGCTGGGTGGCAAGGCACAGTTCGGTGGTCAGCGCTTCGGTGAAATGGAAGTGTGGGCACTGGAAGCCTATGGCGCTTCCTATGTACTGCAGGAAATGCTGACTGTGAAGTCCGACGATGTGAACGGCCGTACCAAGGTTTACGAAAACATCGTCAAGGGCGAACACCGCATCGAAGCCGGCATGCCGGAATCCTTCAATGTGTTGGTCAAGGAAATCCGTTCGCTGGCGATCGATATCGATCTGGAACGTTACTGATTTAGGGCTGGGAGTTAAACGATGAAAGCATTGCTCGATCTATTCAAGCAGGTAACCGCCGAGGAAGAATTCGACGCGATTACCATTGGCCTCGCTTCGCCCGAAAAGATCCGTTCCTGGTCCTACGGCGAAGTCAAGAAGCCGGAAACCATCAACTACCGTACCTTCAAGCCGGAGCGCGATGGCCTGTTCTGCGCCAAGATTTTTGGCCCGATCAAGGACTACGAATGCCTGTGCGGCAAGTACAAGCGTCTGAAGCACCGTGGCGTTATCTGCGAGAAGTGCGGCGTCGAAGTGACGTTGGCCAAGGTTCGCCGCGACCGCATGGGTCACATTGAACTGGCTTCGCCAACTGCGCACATCTGGTTCCTGAAGTCCTTGCCGTCCCGTCTCGGTATGGTGCTCGACATGACGCTGCGCGATATCGAGCGCGTCCTGTACTTCGAAGCCTATGTCGTGACCGATCCGGGCATGGTCAGCAACCTTCAGCGCGCTCAACTGCTGACGGAAGACCAGTATCTGGAAATGGTCGAAGAGCATGGCGATGAATTCCAGGCGCTGATGGGCGCTGAAGGTATTCGTGAGCTGCTGCGCAACCTCGAACTCAATAGCGAAGTCGAGTCACTGCACGCCGAACTCGAAGTGACCGGTTCCGAAGCCAAGAACAAGAAGCTGGCCAAGCGTCTGAAGATTCTTGAGGGTTTCCAGAAGTCCGGCATCAAGCCGGACTGGATGATCCTCGAAGTCCTGCCGGTGTTGCCGCCGGATCTTCGTCCGCTGGTTCCGCTCGACGGCGGCCGCTTTGCGACCTCTGACCTGAACGATCTCTATCGTCGCGTTATCAACCGTAACAACCGTCTGAAGCGTCTGCTTGAACTGAAGGCTCCGGAAATCATCGTGCGCAACGAAAAGCGCATGCTGCAGGAAGCCGTGGACTCGCTGCTCGACAATGGTCGTCGCGGCAAGGCGATGACCGGCGCCAACAAGCGTCCGCTGAAGTCGCTGGCCGACATGATCAAGGGCAAGGGCGGTCGTTTCCGTCAGAACCTGCTGGGTAAGCGCGTCGACTACTCCGGCCGTTCGGTCATCGTGGTTGGTCCGCAGCTCAAGCTGCATCAGTGCGGCCTGCCGAAGCTGATGGCGCTGGAACTGTTCAAGCCTTTCATCTTCCACAAGCTGGAAGTGCTCGGCTACGCCACCACCATCAAGCAAGCCAAGAAGATGGTTGAAGGTCAGGAACCGGTCGTCTGGGACATCCTCGAAGACGTCATCCGCGAACATCCGGTCATGCTGAACCGTGCGCCGACGCTGCACCGTCTGGGTATCCAGGCTTTCGAGCCGACCCTGATCGAAGGCAAGGCCATTCAGTTGCACCCGCTCGTCTGTGCGGCGTTCAACGCCGACTTCGACGGTGACCAGATGGCTGTTCACGTGCCGCTGTCGCTCGAAGCCCAGATGGAAGCCCGCACCCTGATGCTGGCCTCGAACAACGTGCTGTCGCCCGCCAACGGCCAGCCGATCATCGTGCCGTCACAGGATATCGTGTTGGGTCTGTACTACGCGACCCGCGAGAAGATCAACGGCAAGGGTGAAGGCATGTATTTTGCCGACACCAACGAAATCGAGCGTGCCATGGCTGCCGGCCAACTGGACGTCCATTCCCGCATTTCCGTCCGCTTGAAGCAGTACGAACCGGCGGCGGTTGATGGCGAATGGGAAGAGAAGATTGTCCGTGTTGAAACGACGGCTGGTCGCGCACTGCTTGCCAAGATTCTGCCAAAGGGTCTGCCCTTCAAAGCAATCGATCGTGCGCTGAAGAAGAAGGAAATTTCCAAGCTGATCGACGAGTCATTCCGTCGTTGCGGCCTGAAGGAAACGGTCGTCTTCGCCGACAAGCTGATGCAGAACGGCTATGCCCTCGCGACGCGCGCCGGTATTTCCTTCTGCTCGGACGACATGCTGGTTCCGGCCAAGAAATACGAAATCATTTCTTCCGCCGAAGCTGAGGTTAAGGAAATCGAGACCCAGTACACGAACGGCCTGGTCACTCAGGGCGAGCGTTACAACAAGGTCGTCGATATCTGGGGCCGCACTGGTGACCAGGTTGCCAAGGTGATGATGGACGAACTCGGCCACGAGGAAGTCATCGATCGTCACGGCAAGAAGGTCAAGCAGGACTCCTTCAACTCCATCTACATGATGGCCGACTCCGGTGCTCGCGGTTCCGCTGCCCAGATTCGTCAGCTGGCTGGTATGCGTGGCCTGATGGCCAAGCCGGATGGCTCGATTATCGAGACCCCGATTACCACCAACTTCCGCGAAGGTCTGAACGTTCTTCAGTACTTCATTTCGACCCACGGCGCCCGTAAGGGTCTGGCCGACACCGCGCTGAAGACTGCCAACTCCGGTTATCTGACGCGTCGTCTGGTCGATGTGACCCAGGATCTGGTGATCACCGAAGACGACTGCGGCACCAAGAACGGCTTTGTCGTCAAGGCACTGGTCGAAGGCGGCGAAGTGATCGAAGCGCTGCGCGAACGTATTCTGGGTCGCGTCACGGTCGATGACCTGATCGATCCGGAAACCCAGGAAACGGTTATTTTCGCCGGCACCATGCTAGACGAAGATTTGGTCGATCTGATCGACAAGCTGGGCATCGACGAAGTCAAGGTTCGCACCCCGCTGACCTGCGATACGCGCTACGGCCTTTGCGCCCAGTGTTACGGCCGAGATCTCGGCCGTGGCACGATGGTCAACGCCGGTGAAGCGGTCGGTGTCATCGCCGCCCAGTCAATCGGTGAGCCGGGTACCCAGCTCACCATGCGTACCTTCCACGTCGGTGGCGCGGCTTCCCGTGCTGCCGTGGCTGACAAGGTCGAAGGCAAGTCGGCTGGTACCGTGCGCTACACCTCCAACATGCGTTATGTCACCAGCGCCAAGGGCGAAAAGGTGGTCATTTCCCGTTCCGGTGAAGTCTTGATCGTCGATGATCACGGCCGTGAGCGCGAGCGTCACAAAGTGCCTTATGGCGCCATGCTGTCGGTTGATGAAGGCAAGACCGTCAAGGCCGGTGCCAAGCTGGCGACGTGGGATCCGCACACCCGCCCGATCATTACCGAATACGCCGGTACTGCGCGTTTCGAGAATGTTGAAGAAGGCGTCACGGTCGCCAAGCAGGTCGACGATGTGACCGGCCTGTCTACGCTGGTGGTTATCGACCACAAGCGCGGCGGCAAGGCGGCCGTCAAGGGTGTGCGTCCGGTCGTCAAGCTGCTGGACGAAAATGGCCAGGAAGTTCGTGTTCATGGCAGCGATCACACCGTCTCTATCGCTTTCCAGGTCGGCTCGATCATCTCCGTGCTCGATGGTCAACAGGTTGGTGTGGGCGATGTGCTGGCTCGTATGCCGCAAGAGTCTGCCAAGACTCGCGACATTACCGGCGGTCTGCCACGTGTGGCCGAGTTGTTCGAAGCCCGTACGCCGAAGGATGCATCCGTGCTGGCCGAAACGACCGGTACGATCAGCTTCGGTAAGGACACCAAGGGCAAGCAGCGTCTGGTCATTACCGACCTTGACGGCGTGGTGCACGAGTTCCTGATTCCCAAGGACAAGCACGTTCTGGTGCACGACGG is a window encoding:
- the rpoC gene encoding DNA-directed RNA polymerase subunit beta' produces the protein MKALLDLFKQVTAEEEFDAITIGLASPEKIRSWSYGEVKKPETINYRTFKPERDGLFCAKIFGPIKDYECLCGKYKRLKHRGVICEKCGVEVTLAKVRRDRMGHIELASPTAHIWFLKSLPSRLGMVLDMTLRDIERVLYFEAYVVTDPGMVSNLQRAQLLTEDQYLEMVEEHGDEFQALMGAEGIRELLRNLELNSEVESLHAELEVTGSEAKNKKLAKRLKILEGFQKSGIKPDWMILEVLPVLPPDLRPLVPLDGGRFATSDLNDLYRRVINRNNRLKRLLELKAPEIIVRNEKRMLQEAVDSLLDNGRRGKAMTGANKRPLKSLADMIKGKGGRFRQNLLGKRVDYSGRSVIVVGPQLKLHQCGLPKLMALELFKPFIFHKLEVLGYATTIKQAKKMVEGQEPVVWDILEDVIREHPVMLNRAPTLHRLGIQAFEPTLIEGKAIQLHPLVCAAFNADFDGDQMAVHVPLSLEAQMEARTLMLASNNVLSPANGQPIIVPSQDIVLGLYYATREKINGKGEGMYFADTNEIERAMAAGQLDVHSRISVRLKQYEPAAVDGEWEEKIVRVETTAGRALLAKILPKGLPFKAIDRALKKKEISKLIDESFRRCGLKETVVFADKLMQNGYALATRAGISFCSDDMLVPAKKYEIISSAEAEVKEIETQYTNGLVTQGERYNKVVDIWGRTGDQVAKVMMDELGHEEVIDRHGKKVKQDSFNSIYMMADSGARGSAAQIRQLAGMRGLMAKPDGSIIETPITTNFREGLNVLQYFISTHGARKGLADTALKTANSGYLTRRLVDVTQDLVITEDDCGTKNGFVVKALVEGGEVIEALRERILGRVTVDDLIDPETQETVIFAGTMLDEDLVDLIDKLGIDEVKVRTPLTCDTRYGLCAQCYGRDLGRGTMVNAGEAVGVIAAQSIGEPGTQLTMRTFHVGGAASRAAVADKVEGKSAGTVRYTSNMRYVTSAKGEKVVISRSGEVLIVDDHGRERERHKVPYGAMLSVDEGKTVKAGAKLATWDPHTRPIITEYAGTARFENVEEGVTVAKQVDDVTGLSTLVVIDHKRGGKAAVKGVRPVVKLLDENGQEVRVHGSDHTVSIAFQVGSIISVLDGQQVGVGDVLARMPQESAKTRDITGGLPRVAELFEARTPKDASVLAETTGTISFGKDTKGKQRLVITDLDGVVHEFLIPKDKHVLVHDGQVVNKGEKIVEGEPDPHDILRLQGVEALARYITDEVQDVYRLQGVKINDKHIEVIVRQMLRRVTIVEPGDTKFIKSEQVERAELLAENDRANAEGKLPATIEHMLLGITKASLSTDSFISAASFQETTRVLTEAAIMGKRDELRGLKENVIVGRLIPAGTGLAYHRSRKAQLAGEDIAASRPIEEATAENATQDAAQGL